A genome region from Manihot esculenta cultivar AM560-2 chromosome 5, M.esculenta_v8, whole genome shotgun sequence includes the following:
- the LOC110615991 gene encoding transcription factor PRE6, with protein MSSRRSRSRQSSGVSRITDEQIIDLVSKLQQLIPEIRSRRSDKVSASKVLQETCNYIRNLHREVDDLSDRLSELLASTDSDSAQAAIIRSLLMD; from the exons ATGTCTAGCAGAAGATCTCGTTCCAGGCAGTCTTCAGGTGTTTCTAGGATCACTGATGAACAGATCATTGATCTTGTTTCTAAGTTGCAACAACTTATCCCTGAGATTCGCAGTAGGCGCTCCGACAAG GTTTCGGCTTCAAAGGTGCTGCAGGAGACTTGCAACTATATAAGAAACTTGCACAGAGAAGTGGATGATCTTAGCGACCGTTTGTCTGAGCTTTTGGCTTCGACGGACTCCGACAGTGCTCAGGCAGCCATAATTAGGAGTTTGCTGATGGACTAA